The following are encoded in a window of bacterium genomic DNA:
- a CDS encoding serine/threonine protein kinase produces MTNGEGSVLASSVQEDHFYNLNPAVVLEAVEQIGVRATGKTLALNSYENRVYQVEIELPTQPSESVYDTYRVAKFYRPNRWNEAQIREEHSLLKLLEENQIPVIAPIRFEDGDTLRQFPESGLFFCIYKKYGGRHRAELPEHQLRTIGRLLARTHNIAQQIEPRTRATLNADTYGTRNVELLLESHFIPEESKIAFRSVVEPIIAVAQKRLEECSLIRLHGDCHLGNVLWQDDNPMLLDFDDMVYGPAIQDLWLLNPGRDEESHKRQDTLIEAYSELREFHHHEMGLIEPLRALRIIHFEGWIARRWNDPIFQRTFEQFGTPLYWREELAALYEISDLLMQGN; encoded by the coding sequence ATGACGAACGGAGAAGGAAGCGTGCTAGCATCTTCAGTACAAGAAGATCACTTTTACAACTTAAACCCGGCGGTTGTTCTAGAAGCCGTCGAGCAAATTGGAGTCCGAGCAACTGGCAAGACTCTGGCATTAAACAGCTATGAAAACAGGGTATATCAAGTTGAAATTGAACTGCCGACGCAGCCCTCAGAGTCTGTGTATGACACCTACCGGGTTGCAAAGTTCTATCGTCCGAATCGCTGGAACGAGGCTCAAATTCGGGAAGAGCATTCACTTTTGAAGCTCCTTGAGGAGAATCAGATTCCTGTTATTGCACCTATTCGATTCGAAGATGGAGATACGCTACGCCAATTTCCTGAATCAGGACTGTTCTTTTGTATTTATAAAAAATATGGGGGACGTCACCGCGCAGAACTACCAGAACATCAATTAAGGACTATCGGACGACTACTGGCTCGCACTCATAATATTGCGCAACAAATAGAGCCGCGAACTCGGGCAACCCTCAATGCGGATACCTACGGCACGAGAAATGTAGAACTCTTACTAGAATCACACTTCATCCCAGAGGAGTCGAAAATTGCCTTTCGCTCGGTAGTAGAGCCGATTATTGCTGTGGCTCAAAAACGACTTGAAGAGTGCTCCCTTATTCGGCTTCATGGAGACTGCCACTTGGGCAACGTGCTCTGGCAAGATGACAACCCTATGCTCCTTGACTTTGATGACATGGTGTATGGACCTGCTATTCAGGACTTGTGGCTTCTTAACCCGGGCCGCGACGAAGAGTCCCACAAACGACAAGACACCCTGATTGAAGCATATTCTGAACTTCGAGAGTTTCATCATCATGAGATGGGACTCATAGAGCCGCTCAGGGCTCTTCGAATTATTCACTTTGAAGGATGGATAGCACGACGGTGGAATGATCCGATATTTCAGCGCACTTTCGAACAATTTGGAACGCCTCTTTACTGGAGAGAAGAGCTCGCGGCGCTGTATGAAATATCCGATCTTTTGATGCAAGGGAATTAA
- a CDS encoding adenylate/guanylate cyclase domain-containing protein: MYSSIQKWLLRSTLAVSIALLGSLLYRTPWFQELEYRGLDLMFFLRGEEAPPEDIILIAIDEESYNTLQVPMHKPWPRELHAQLLERLARAGAERVIFDVIFGGPSGDQETDQRLASAFGLLPTVIGVEVAPVAGEVEREEVYLPYQSFQKTVGELSIVKKRTDKRHIRRFTPEFTDPASGIRYRSLAQAGANLRAGSPLPDENDLIWFYGPSRTIKTYSYSDALDEEFFLDEEFTGKTIFIGLALQTDTGPAQKDAFLTPFTSRGDTFGVEIHATAALNLLHSQWLQRFPFSTEALYYGIATMLIALALFALPPGYGLLLLIATIFGWSSFAYFSFTREMTFVPGITLTAIIAPVIYLIATVLSYLLARKRQRQTERAFSHYLTPEMAKEVSQNPDALNLGGETITATALFTDIADFTNISESMDAEEVVRMLNEYFSEVMDAIFETRGTLIKFIGDAVFALWGAPVPILDHEAQTVATAIKIRERVVAFNEIGKYPKLHTRFGIHSGPMVVGNLGSQRRFDYTAIGDSVNLAARLEGLNKYFGTEILISETVANKLSDAFPLCLIGKVAVKGKSQAVSISTVVPTEVSEDDRKLWEFALREFYARNWDECSDGFHALTERKSFFDTAAHLYLQQISIRRDSETSDWDGEITFDSK, translated from the coding sequence ATGTATTCGTCCATTCAAAAATGGCTATTAAGAAGCACCCTAGCCGTTAGCATTGCTCTGCTTGGTAGCTTGCTGTATCGCACTCCCTGGTTTCAGGAGCTTGAATATCGCGGGCTGGATCTCATGTTCTTCCTTCGAGGCGAAGAAGCCCCACCAGAGGATATTATTCTGATAGCAATCGATGAAGAGAGCTATAACACCCTACAGGTGCCCATGCACAAGCCGTGGCCCCGAGAACTTCATGCTCAACTTCTAGAACGACTCGCGCGAGCAGGCGCAGAGAGAGTCATATTCGACGTCATTTTCGGCGGTCCGAGTGGTGATCAGGAGACCGATCAGCGATTAGCCTCTGCTTTCGGATTACTCCCCACAGTGATTGGAGTAGAAGTGGCTCCCGTTGCCGGAGAGGTTGAGCGAGAAGAAGTCTACCTCCCCTATCAGTCCTTTCAAAAAACCGTTGGTGAACTCTCGATCGTAAAAAAACGAACAGATAAGAGGCATATTCGTCGCTTTACTCCGGAGTTTACCGATCCCGCGAGCGGGATACGATATCGAAGCCTGGCACAGGCAGGAGCAAATCTTCGTGCTGGATCGCCTTTACCGGATGAAAACGATCTCATCTGGTTCTATGGGCCATCACGAACCATCAAAACCTATTCATACTCAGATGCGCTTGATGAAGAGTTTTTTCTCGATGAAGAGTTTACAGGAAAAACTATCTTCATTGGCTTAGCGTTACAGACCGATACGGGTCCCGCTCAAAAAGATGCATTCCTAACACCCTTTACGAGCCGTGGTGATACGTTTGGTGTAGAGATTCATGCAACAGCTGCTCTCAATCTTCTTCACTCGCAATGGCTTCAGCGATTCCCGTTCTCAACTGAGGCGCTCTATTATGGCATCGCAACGATGCTCATAGCGCTCGCACTGTTTGCACTTCCGCCTGGATACGGACTCCTTCTTCTTATCGCTACAATCTTTGGATGGAGCTCTTTTGCATATTTCTCCTTCACGAGGGAAATGACATTTGTTCCTGGAATCACCCTCACCGCTATCATAGCACCCGTCATTTATCTGATAGCGACAGTGCTTTCATACCTCCTCGCTCGAAAACGGCAGCGGCAGACCGAAAGAGCCTTTTCGCACTATCTTACTCCAGAGATGGCGAAAGAAGTTTCCCAAAATCCAGATGCGCTCAACCTTGGAGGAGAAACGATTACCGCCACTGCGCTCTTTACTGATATCGCTGATTTCACCAATATCAGCGAATCAATGGATGCTGAAGAGGTTGTCCGCATGCTGAATGAGTATTTCTCTGAAGTTATGGACGCAATTTTTGAAACTCGGGGAACACTCATTAAGTTTATTGGAGATGCTGTATTTGCTCTTTGGGGAGCACCCGTTCCAATTCTCGATCACGAGGCACAGACCGTTGCCACAGCTATCAAGATTCGAGAACGAGTCGTTGCATTCAATGAAATCGGGAAGTATCCCAAGCTCCATACCCGCTTTGGCATTCATTCGGGCCCTATGGTTGTTGGAAACCTCGGCTCACAACGACGATTTGATTACACAGCAATCGGCGACTCGGTTAACCTCGCTGCCCGGCTAGAAGGATTAAACAAATACTTTGGAACTGAGATACTGATCTCCGAGACGGTAGCGAACAAACTCTCCGATGCCTTCCCGCTCTGTCTGATTGGAAAGGTAGCGGTGAAAGGAAAAAGTCAGGCTGTGTCCATCTCGACGGTGGTTCCGACAGAGGTATCTGAAGATGATAGAAAATTATGGGAGTTTGCCCTCAGAGAGTTCTACGCAAGAAATTGGGACGAGTGCTCTGATGGCTTTCACGCACTCACGGAGCGTAAGTCTTTTTTTGATACCGCAGCGCACCTCTATCTGCAGCAAATTTCGATAAGGCGTGATAGCGAAACTTCTGACTGGGATGGAGAAATCACCTTTGATTCAAAGTAA